The following are encoded in a window of Malassezia japonica chromosome 7, complete sequence genomic DNA:
- the CWC2 gene encoding Pre-mRNA-splicing factor (EggNog:ENOG503NUMG; COG:A) has translation MNAQAEDVAYARPARPQISFEELDVIRTRAERSASAGMTYNIWYNKMSHGDTDDGGPHNKKHSETRCDLARDAGYTRADIRVRQAAGGGIMQDAAYCCLFFARGSCPNGANCTYLHRLPRANEVAEQGVDIFGREKHGSYRDDMGGVGSMHRVNRTLYVGRINEDTSLSFRRTGNTKESDDPDGEKSAMAKIVRRHFSEWGEIERVRAMIGRGIAFVTYKYEANAQFAKEAMMHQSLDHDEVLNVRWSTDDPKNETFPKEEAHLREQGEKHIAAVDAAREEQEADYARLKDDPTVDWAEYTRAKRQRLALSPEEAARLDEENRKGWEAYNKEHAPKPAAKKEEPAPKKGLLSDEAVRSLAALRQQKVQAAPANALGGLAAYASDSDEE, from the exons ATGAACGCCCAGGCGGAGGACGTGGCGTAtgcgcgccccgcgcggccgcagaTCTCCTTTGAGGAGCTGGATGTGATCCGGACGCGCGCTGAGCGGTCGGCGTCCGCGGGTATGACCTATAATATCTGGTACAACAAGATGTCGCACGGTGACACGGACGACGGCGGTCCCCACAACAAGAAGCACTCCGAGACCCGATGCGACCttgcgcgcgatgcgggcTACACGCGCGCCGATATCCGTGTGCGCCAGGCTGCCGGGGGCGGTATCATGCAGGATGCGGCGTACTGCTGCCTCTTCTTTGCGCGTGGAAGCTGTCCGAATGG cgcaAACTGTACCTATCTTCACCGCCTCCCCCGTGCGAACGAGGTGGCGGAGCAAGGCGTGGATATCTTTGGCCGCGAGAAGCATGGGTCGTATCGTGACGACATGGGCGGTGTCGGCTCGATGCACCGCGTGAACCGCACGCTGTACGTCGGCCGCATCAACGAGGACACCTCGCTGAGTTtccggcgcaccggcaacACCAAGGAGTCGGACGATCCCGACGGTGAGAAGAGCGCGATGGCCAAGATCGTGCGCCGCCACTTTAGCGAGTGGGGTGagatcgagcgcgtgcgtgcaATGATCGGCCGTGGCATTGCGTTTGTTACCTACAAGTACGAGGCGAATGCACAGTTTGCCAAGGAGGCCATGATGCACCAGTCGCTCGACCATGACGAGGTACTCAACgtgcgctggtcgaccGACGACCCCAAGAACGAGACCTTCCCGAAGGAAGaggcgcacctgcgcgagcagggCGAGAAGCATATTGCCGCcgtcgatgcggcgcgcgaagAGCAGGAGGCGGACTATGCGCGACTCAAGGACGACCCCACGGTCGACTGGGCAGAGTATACGCGTGccaagcgccagcgcctcgccctctCGCCcgaagaggcggcgcggctcgacgaggagaacCGCAAGGGCTGGGAGGCCTACAACAAGGAGCACGCCCCGAAGCCGGCTGCGAAAAAGGAGGAGCCCGCGCCAAAGAAGGGGCtgctcagcgacgaggcggtgcgctcgctcgcggcatTGCGGCAGCAAAAGGtccaggcggcgccggcgaaTGCCCTAGGCGGGCTCGCTGCCTATGCGAGTGATAGTGACGAGGAATAG
- a CDS encoding uncharacterized protein (EggNog:ENOG503NZQE; COG:L), which produces MDAASLGVRGVPSGIPAWDRAVSTLHTLLKPGMHVAHVSPLVACTPRLLFSSVVRQWGGKEACADLGAFLLTIKKLAARNKLILVVHDAERTRDVWPESVWEMLPLLAELAELQGRLVVVFRSTLPWADFRDTSGRTISAAPISLYIPRLPRDDVLTLLASDVDACDAAFAEAYPNTPLPDAKALRTLHKHYAALLYDSIKGAVRDEHEIRTIAAAIWRVLLVTVYEKQTTNLAALMPSISELIRDALHQLVPRTVGPTQWIEEKEKKARAPATTAPALPFPWPGRTGFPAMSAFLLISAFLASYNPTKTDVKYFVRELGNSRKRKRRGKGQAAADAALLEDEGEKEIWNRPQFWGPRTFTLERLLAIYHALLADFEQDLNEDALLAANDRASRTHDNPHELHLEHVAGEFWSRSATALAQINELVAQKLLVRMSPAGKLGSMQYRVNMPYTQLKALAHSVGFPLDVWLWDRYT; this is translated from the exons ATGGATGCAGCGTCGCTGGGCGTCCGAGGCGTCCCCAGCGGCATTCCCGCTTGGGACCGCGCGGTATCCACGCTACATACACTGCTCAAG CCTGGCatgcacgtcgcgcacgtcaGCCCCCTCGTCGCATGCACACCCCGCCTGCTCTTTTCGAGTGTAGTGCGCCAGTGGGGCGGAAAAGAAGCTTgcgccgacctcggcgcATTTCTACTCACGATCAAaaagctcgcggcgcgcaacaAGCTCATTCTGGTCGTCcacgacgcggagcgcacACGCGATGTGTGGCCCGAGTCTGTGTGGGAGATGCTGCCTCTTCTtgccgagcttgccgagctgcaagggcgcctcgtcgtggtCTTTCGCTCGACGCTGCCCTGGGCCGATTTTCGCGACACGTCCGGACGCACAATCTCTGCAGCACCGATCTCGCTTTATATCCCCCGCCTGCCCCGCGACGACGTACTTACGCTCCTTGCTagcgacgtcgacgcgtgcgacgcagcgTTTGCCGAGGCGTATCCAAATACCCCCTTGCCCGATGCGAAAGCACTCAGGACACTGCACAAACACTATGCGGCGCTTCTGTACGACTCGATCAaaggcgcggtgcgcgacgagcacgagaTTCGCACGATTGCAGCGGCCATTTGGCGCGTGCTCCTCGTCACCGTGTACGAGAAACAGACGACGAACCTTGCCGCGCTCATGCCGAGCATTTCCGAGCTGattcgcgacgcgctgcaccagctcgtGCCCCGCACCGTCGGCCCGACGCAGTGGATCGAGGAAAAGGAAAAGaaggcacgcgcgccggctactaccgcgcctgcgctgccTTTTCCGTGGCCGGGGCGCACAGGCTTCCCGGCCATGTCGGCCTTTCTCCTCATCTCTGCGTTCCTTGCGTCGTACAACCCGACCAAGACCGATGTCAAGTACTTTGtacgcgagctcggcaactcgcgcaagcgcaagcgccgcggaAAAGggcaggccgccgccgacgcggcgctgctcgaggacgaagGCGAAAAAGAGATCTGGAATCGGCCGCAGTTCTGGGGGCCGCGCACCTTTacgctcgagcgcttgCTCGCAATCTACCACGCACTGCTCGCCGACTTTGAGCAGGATCTGAACGAGGACGCACTGCTCGCCGCCAACgaccgcgcctcgcgcacgcacgacaACCCCCACGAGCTGCatctcgagcacgtcgccggcgagtTTTggagccgctcggcgacggcgctcgcacagatcaacgagctcgtcgcgcaaaAGCTGCTTGTGCGCATGTCGCCCGCCGGCAAGCTCGGCTCGATGCAGTACCGCGTCAACATGCCCTATACCCAACTCAAAGCCCTCGCGCACTCGGTCGGCTTCCCGCTCGATGTGTGGCTGTGGGACCGCTATACCTAA
- a CDS encoding uncharacterized protein (EggNog:ENOG503PM75; COG:S; SECRETED:SignalP(1-22)), with amino-acid sequence MPRAVYTTLVVLLLRPAAGVDAQRMQSLQRIRHTYDAAYTRWLPHITLIPPFQIEKEAEGEGVPPSLAQTLDGVSTDAQKACDRAAAHTLRLAEIGTFRLRRYENVHLRPDAATASPLMALQRDLQKEVAPHIPKGKRRREKFVPHASLGQAYAADDKQEIIFEATRDLGLDRPEPGLVVQADRIQVMGV; translated from the exons ATGCCCCGTGCGGTGTACACGACGCTGGTGGTGCTGCTCCTGCGGCCGGCCGCAGGGGtggacgcgcagcgcatgcagAGCTTGCAGCGCATTAGGCATACGTACGATGCGGCGTACACGCGGTGGCTGCCGCACATTACGCTCATTCCCCCGTTTCAGATAGAGAAAGAGGCCGAAGGGGAGGGCGTCCCTCCGTCCCTCGCACAGACCCTGGACGGGGTCAGCACCGACGCGCAAAAAGCGTGCGaccgcgcggcagcgcatACACTACGCCTCGCAGAGATCGGAACGTTTCGGCTGCGGCGGTACGAAAACGTGCACTTGCGGCCCGACGCAgcgaccgcgtcgccgctcaTGGCCCTCCAGCGCGACCTGCAGAAAGAGGTCGCGCCGCATATTCCCAAAGgcaagcggcgccgcgaAAAGTTTGTGCCGCACGCATCACTCGGCCAGGCGTACGCCGCGGATGACAAGCAGGAAATCATCTtcgaggcgacgcgcgacctcggcctcgaccgccCCGAGCCTGGCCTTGTTGTCCAGGCCGACCGTATCCAGGTGAT GGGCGTATAA
- the QCR2 gene encoding ubiquinol-cytochrome c reductase core subunit 1 (EggNog:ENOG503NXHG; COG:C) has product MSVPRSSTSVLRSVPAQLRASRTFSTSSPASVPVAALNETAPVVSLTVAARAGPGFETTEGVSHALKNFAFKSTNSRSALRIVREAELNGGVLSASLSKEHLLLTAEFLKGDEDYFAELLAEVVSSTKYCKYEYSEEVIPSIVADVEQASQDPVVRGLESLLATAYRNSGVGASLFVNPAAPVSVDAVRSFAGQALNRANLAVVGSGMSQQALQSLVEAHFSEVPAGEALKPTESKYYGGDFRAPITDSHGHPLPQDHFFLAFEGASRSKGPEVAVLEALLGGEPSVKWSHGASPLARIRQQVEGARAHSFSASFQSTGILGLHVAAPTGKVTDAAKLAVEALKNVASGAPAAEELSRAKANAKFAAASQLEGSRIASHETGAALLLDGAKVSVEEQLAALEGVSATDVSTLAESLLKSKPTAAALGAVKQLPYADELL; this is encoded by the exons ATGTCTGTGCCCAGGTCTTCGACTAGCGTGCTGCGTTCTGTGCCCGCCCAGCTgcgggcgtcgcgcacgttCTCTACCTCGAGCCCCGCCTCGGTCCCTGTCGCTGCTCTG AACGAGACTGCGCCTGTTGTTTCGCTCACTGTTGCTGCGCGTGCTGGCCCCGGCTTCGAGACGACTGAGGGTGTGTCCCACGCCCTCAAGAACTTTGCGTTCAAGTCGACCaactcgcgctcggctctCCGCATCGTCCGTGAGGCCGAGCTGAACGGTGGTGTGCTCTCCGCTTCGCTCAGCAAGGAGCACCTGCTGCTCACTGCCGAGTTCCTCAAGGGTGACGAGGACTACTTTGCagagctcctcgccgaggtcgtcTCGTCGACCAAGTACTGCAAGTACGAGTACAGCGAAGAGGTCATCCCCTcgatcgtcgccgacgtcgagcaggcTTCGCAGGACCCCGTCGTGCGCGGTCTCGAGTCGCTCCTCGCTACTGCTTACCGCAACAGCGGTGTGGGTGCTTCGCTGTTTGTGAACCCCGCTGCCCCGGTCTCGGTCGATGCCGTTAGGTCGTTCGCCGGCCAGGCCCTGAACCGCGCCAACCTCGCTGTGGTCGGTAGCGGCATGAgccagcaggcgctccagtcgctcgtcgaggctCACTTCTCCGAGGTGCCCGCCGGCGAGGCCCTCAAGCCCACCGAGTCGAAGTACTACGGCGGCGACTTCCGCGCCCCGATCACCGACTCGCACGGCCACCCCCTTCCCCAGGACCACTTCTTCCTGGCCTTTGAGGGCGCCTCGCGTTCCAAGGGCCCCGAGGTCGCGGTCCTCGAGGCtctcctcggcggcgagcccTCGGTCAAGTGGTCgcacggcgcctcgcccctCGCTCGCATCCGCCAGCAGGTTGAGGGTGCGCGCGCCCACTCGttcagcgcctcgttccAGAGCACTGGTATCCTGGGTCtccacgtcgccgcgcccaCCGGCAAGGTGACCGACGCCGCGaagctcgccgtcgaggcccTCAAGAAcgtcgcctcgggcgcccccgctgccgaggagctctCGCGTGCCAAGGCCAACGCCAAGTTCGCCGCTGCCTCGCAGCTCGAGggctcgcgcatcgcctcgcACGAGACCGgtgccgcgctcctcctcgacggcgccaAGGTCtcggtcgaggagcagctcgctgcCCTCGAGGGTGTCTCGGCCACGGACGTGTCGAccctcgccgagtcgctgctCAAGAGCAAGCCCACGGCCGCTGCTCTCGGTGCCGTGAAGCAGCTCCCATACGCGGACGAGCTCCTCTAA
- a CDS encoding uncharacterized protein (EggNog:ENOG503NVZ2; BUSCO:EOG092657UN; COG:A), producing the protein MGRAEAGTPKAIGNAMKARGLTRLRWYCQVCQKACRDANGYKMHISSEAHARQLAAATGEGGQRAGKVVHDYSSQFQREFVILLSRRFGTRRVLANQVYQEYIQDRHHVHMNATRWVSLSEFVKYLGRAGIARVEESELGWFVSWIDNSPSARARQDAAQKMDRQKVDDEQRSRKLLEEQIKRAKKDDTEDVIAERKDEGIKRTDEAPVKIALVNKPRDEPASESAAPAAPSAPSPAPSSTTPPPSKPPGPAPGVFSMRLNPLKAASQAARPNPLADKSAPPKKRPPPTHLGAAERIIMEEQSRKQGFKRKDEPSRPAGPVPEPGAKRSRF; encoded by the exons ATGggacgcgccgaggccggcacgcc GAAAGCTATCGGCAATGCGATGAAAGCACGCGGACTTACGCGGCTGCGCTGGTACTGCCAAGTGTGCCAGAAAGCATGCCGCGATGCAAATGGATACAAAATGCATATTTCGTCAgaggcgcatgcgcggcaGCTTGCTGCAGCCACCGGCGAGGGCGGCCAGCGCGCAGGCAAGGTTGTCCATGACTACAGCTCGCAGTTCCAGCGCGAGTTTGTGATTCTACTAAGCAGGCGCTttggcacgcgccgcgtgctcgcgAATCAAGTATACCAAGAATATATCCAGGACCGCCACCATGTGCACATGaacgcgacgcggtgggTGTCTCTATCCGAGTTTGTCAAGtacctcggccgcgccggaaTTGCGCGCGTAGAGGAGAGCGAGCTCGGCTGGTTTGTCTCGTGGATCGACAACTCGccttcggcgcgcgcgcggcaggACGCCGCCCAAAAAATGGACCGCCAGAAAGttgacgacgagcagcggTCGCGCAAGCTGCTGGAGGAGCAGATCAAGCGTGCCAAGAAGGACGATACTGAGGATGTGATTGCTGAGCGCAAGGACGAAGGGATCAAGCGcacggacgaggcgcccgtGAAAATTGCCTTGGTGAACAAGCCTCGAGACGAGCCCGCCTCCGagagcgctgcgccggccgctcCCTCGGCACCGTCCCCTGCTCCCTCCTCCACTACACCACCCCCATCGAAGCCGCCGGGCcctgcgcccggcgtcTTTTCGATGCGCCTAAATCCACTCAAAGCCGCGAGTCAAGCCGCACGGCCCAATCCCCTCGCGGACAAGTCTGCCCCCCCCAAGAAGCGCCCCCCCCCGACGCACCTCGGTGCAGCGGAGCGCATTATCATGGAAGAGCAGAGCCGCAAGCAAGGATTTAAACGCAAGGACGAGCCTTCTCGCCCCGCAGGTCCGGTGCCCGAGCCGGGCGCGAAGCGGAGCCGATTTTAG
- the SHM1 gene encoding glycine hydroxymethyltransferase (COG:H; EggNog:ENOG503NVHZ) has product MSSIPVPTDFNAVLYKPLAETDPEIQQIIDNETYRQFRGLELIASENLTSLATMQANGSILTNKYSEGLPGARYYGGNEYIDQLESLTQKRALEAFDLDPKVWGVNVQPYSGSTANFAAFTALIQPQDRIMGLGLPDGGHLTHGYYTAKKKITASSIYFQSFPYQVDRETGRIDYERLKTNANLFKPRLLVCGGSAYPRDWDYKFLADVAKSQGAYLLSDIAHISGLVAAKEQSNPFEYCDVVTTTTHKTLRGPRAGLIFFRKDREADLEARVNAAVFPACQGGPHNNTIAAVAVALKQVADPAFKQYAKQVRANTQALAKKLFEYGYRLQTDGSENHLVLWDLRPAGLTGSKVEKLCDLVHITLNKNAVAGDTSAVVPGGVRIGSNALTSRSMTEKDMETVAEFLHRVVQIAGVLQEEAGSKLLKDFIAKATEGEGEGRKQLQKLAEEVQAFATKFPLPGVPDTSVIKAPAGEN; this is encoded by the exons ATGTCTTCGATTCCCGTTCCCACCGATTTC AACGCGGTTCTCTACAAGCCCCTGGCTGAGACCGATCCGGAGATCCAGCAGATCATCGATAACGAGACCTACCGTCAGTTCCGTGGTCTCGAGCTGATCGCCTCGGAGAACCTCACCTCGCTGGCCACCATGCAGGCCAACGGTTCGATCCTCACCAACAAGTACTCCGAGGGTCTGCCCGGCGCCCGCTACTACGGTGGTAACGAATACATCGACCAGCTTGAGTCTCTCACCCAGAAGCGTGCCCTCGAGGCCTTCGACCTCGACCCCAAGGTCTGGGGCGTGAACGTCCAGCCCTACTCGGGCTCGACCGCCAACTTTGCCGCGTTCACCGCGCTGATCCAGCCTCAGGACCGCATCATGGGTCTCGGTCTCCCTGACGGTGGCCACCTGACCCACGGTTACTACACCGCCAAGAAGAAGAtcaccgcctcgtcgatctACTTCCAGTCGTTCCCCTACCAGGTTGACCGGGAGACTGGCCGCATCGACTACGAGCGCCTGAAGACCAACGCCAACCTCTTCAAGCCCCGTCTGCTGGTCTGCGGTGGCTCGGCCTACCCTCGTGACTGGGACTACAAGTTCCTTGCGGACGTCGCCAAGTCCCAGGGCGCTTACCTCCTCTCCGACATTGCCCACATCTCGGgtctcgtcgccgccaaGGAGCAGAGCAACCCCTTCGAGTACTGTGACGTGGTCACCACCACCACCCACAAGACCCTCCGTGGTCCCCGTGCCGGTCTGATCTTCTTCCGCAAGgaccgcgaggccgacctcgaggcgcgcgtcaaCGCCGCCGTCTTCCCTGCCTGCCAGGGTGGTCCCCACAACAACACCATCGCCGCTGTGGCCGTCGCGCTGAAGCAGGTCGCTGACCCCGCCTTCAAGCAGTACGCCAAGCAGGTGCGTGCCAACACCCAGGCCCTTGCCAAGAAGCTGTTCGAATACGGCTACCGCCTCCAGACCGACGGCTCGGAGAACCACCTGGTCCTCTGGGACCTCCGCCCCGCCGGCCTCACCGGCTCCAAGGTCGAGAAGCTCTGTGACCTTGTGCACATCACCCTCAACAAGAACGCCGTTGCCGGTGACACTTCGGCCGTCGTGCCGGGTGGTGTCCGCATTGGCTCCAACGCCCttacctcgcgcagcatgACCGAGAAGGACATGGAGACCGTTGCCGAGTtcctgcaccgcgtcgtgcagaTCGCCGGTGTGCTCCAGGAGGAGGCCGGCTCGAAGCTGCTCAAGGACTTCATCGCCAAGGCCACCGAGGGCGAAGGCGAGGGCCGCAAGCAGCTCCAGAAGCTCGCTGAGGAAGTCCAGGCCTTCGCCACCAAGTTCCCCCTCCCCGGTGTTCCCGACACCAGCGTGATCAAGGCCCCCGCTGGTGAGAACTAA
- a CDS encoding uncharacterized protein (COG:E; EggNog:ENOG503P081): protein MTDARPIVVQTSAIPSPLLKEAHERGAIQLKLWERDESTPDDVQSANREWILNNVAGASALVVLLSNKVDAEVLDKAGSSLKVVSTMSVGYDHVDVNACKERGIRIGYTPDVLSGAVADTTLLLMLMITRHALVANRIVTSGAWRFTPMTPTTLTGPSLEGKTIGFLGFGSIAQFVVRRLLSFSPAKVLYTTSKPKPFAFDNEAFATLAQDPFLQASQAAHGRLPIEIANEPALEKMAAEVDVLVVLANYSQSTHHIVNASLLSKMKKSAYLVNIARGPLVDTAALVDALKRDEIAGAALDVIEGEPNVSRDSPILEPELADKVVLLPHIGSATIETRETMAQFAAQNALGALGVRDDKPDAMPAELKL from the exons ATGACCGACGCACGGCCTATTGTCGTGCAGACTAGCGCGATCCCCTCGCCGCTCCTGaaagaggcgcacgagcgggGCGCTATCCAGCTCAAGCTCtgggagcgcgacgagtcgACGCCGGACGACGTCCAGAGCGCCAACCGCGAGTGGATCCTGAACAATGTGGCCGGAGccagcgcgctcgtcgtgctgctCTCCAATAaggtcgacgccgaggtgctcgacaagGCGGGCTCCTCGCTCAAGGTCGTGTCGACGATGAGCGTCGGATACGACCACGTTGACGTGAATGCGtgcaaggagcgcggcaTTCGTATCGGCTACA cgccggaCGTGCTCTCGGGTGCCGTCGCGGACACCACCCTCCTCCTCATGCTGATGATTACGCGCCATGCGCTGGTTGCGAACCGCATCGTGACGTCGGGTGCATGGCGCTTCACGCCGATGACGCCTACG ACCCTTACTGGCCCAAGCCTCGAAGGCAAGACGATCGGCTTCTTGGGCTTTGGGAGCATCGCACAGTttgtcgtgcgccgcctcctctCGTTCTCCCCGGCCAAGGTGCTCTACACCACGTCCAAGCCCAAGCCGTTTGCGTTCGACAACGAGGCCTTTGCCACGCTCGCCCAGGACCCGTTCCTGCAGGCgtcgcaggccgcgcacggacgTCTGCCGATCGAGATCGCCAACGAGCCCGCACTCGAGAAGAtggccgccgaggtcgacgtgctggtCGTCTTGGCGAACTACTCGCAGTCAACGCACCACATTGTCAACGCCTCGCTCCTGTCCAAGATGAAAAAGTCGGCCTACCTCGTGAACATTGCGCGTgggccgctcgtcgacacCGCTGCACTCGTCGACGCGTtgaagcgcgacgagattgcaggcgcagcgctcgacgtgaTCGAGGGCGAGCCCAACGTGTCGCGCGACAGCCCGATTCTCGAGCCGGAGCTGGCCGATAAGGTGGTGCTCCTTCCCCACATCGGCAGTGCCAcgatcgagacgcgcgagaCCATGGCGCAATTTGCCGCCCAgaatgcgctcggcgcgctcggcgtgcgtgaCGACAAGCCGGACGCGATGCCTGCTGAGCTCAAACTCTAG